In the genome of Acidovorax sp. 69, the window ACGGGGATGAAGGCATCGTCCTGCAGGGCCTTCACCACGCTGGGGTCGATAGAGACAATGTCCCCCACCTGGCCCACATCGTGCTCAATGCTCGGGTCCTTGTTGTCCACCATCTTGAGTTTTTGCGCGCGGATCATCCCGCCATCGCGCCCGGTCAGCCCCACGGCCTTGCCACCGGCCTGGTTGATCAGGCCCACGATGTCCTGCTGCACTTCACCCGCCAACACCCATTCGACGACCTCCATGGTCTCGGCATCGGTCACACGCATGCCCTGGATGAACTCGCCCTTCTTGCCCAGGCGATTCAGCGCGGTCTCGATCTGCGGGCCACCGCCGTGCACCACCACAGGGTTCATGCCCACCAGCTTGAGCAGCACCACGTCTTCGGCAAAGTCGGCCTGCAGGGCCGGGTCGGTCATGGCGTTGCCGCCGTACTTGATGACCATGGTCTTGCCATGGAACTTGCGGATGTAGGGCAGCGCCTGGGCCAGGATTTCAGCCTTGTCGCGCGGAGCAATCGAAAGAAGGTCGGTCATGGAGGCGGGCCATCCGGAGAAAACAATGAGGCGCAAATTGTGCCGCATTCGCAAGGCACGCAGACACAAGACAGTGTCAGTGACGAAGCCAATGCGGAACCTTGAAGCGCACGATGGCCAGGTAGGCCATTACATAGCTGATCACAAACAGGCCACAAAACGCCATGAGCAAAAGCGTGTTGTTCCAGAACAGCACGGCGGGCACCACCGTCAGCAGCGTAAAACCCCACAGGTAGGGCGACGTGCGGTTGTTGCGCATCAGTACGCGGCGCGACTCATCGTCATGAAAAACCCCCCGCACGATGCGCCGGTAAATCAGCTGGTGAAAGTGCAGCGCATCGGCCACCCCGGGCGACACACCACGAACCGCCTTGCGGTAAATCGAAAAGATGGTCTCCCAGACCGGGTAGATCAGCAGCAACATGGGAAACCAGGGCGAGACGTCCGCATTGCGCTGAACCAGGGAAATGCTGGCCATGGCAATCACCACACCCCACACATAAGCCCCACCATCGCCAGCAAACAGCATGCCGCGCGGGTAGTTCCAGACCAAAAACCCCCCCGTGGCAGCAGCCGTGGACACCAGCAGTGCCGCCAGTGCGCG includes:
- the argB gene encoding acetylglutamate kinase produces the protein MTDLLSIAPRDKAEILAQALPYIRKFHGKTMVIKYGGNAMTDPALQADFAEDVVLLKLVGMNPVVVHGGGPQIETALNRLGKKGEFIQGMRVTDAETMEVVEWVLAGEVQQDIVGLINQAGGKAVGLTGRDGGMIRAQKLKMVDNKDPSIEHDVGQVGDIVSIDPSVVKALQDDAFIPVISPIGFGENNESYNINADVVASKLATVLQAEKLMLLTNTPGVLDKAGNLLTDLTARRIEELFADGTISGGMLPKIAGALDAAKAGVNAVHIIDGRVPHAMLLEILTDQAYGTMIRSH